The following proteins are encoded in a genomic region of Paenibacillus sp. FSL R7-0273:
- a CDS encoding methyl-accepting chemotaxis protein: protein MSNVENAAGGETAFPERGQEEALIKKWVLTGFNLWRDLSVRLKLYLMISISLISFAVAMIYMVETGKRDINNITTVLYSVTIRSAAELFGADKNLQHIVLEHKKFSFTGGASGTEVTAAATGAIINKIDIAKSELKQLGVLDSILYRDTDTTLNMLFADLSARLQSWSADITQPAAAAPAEEVLDAQLSEIGAAIARITSSLENYSKVSITAAKNEALRKERFGFVMLLLVEAATLILAGLTIRHIVTTLRSVNIKLSNVTQGDLTAVPSASYPKDDLGRLSRSVDTTISDLRQLISNIAASASVTEQAMQAVLLGSQTASAQTDNVVGNMEGMSFHVKSQLTGIIETSRAVEEMALGVNRIAATATHIADNSSVMQSSAAHGLESITSLTDQMSDLAKVISTLEAVISSLNSKTIHMNQIVTSITGFARDANLLSLNASIEAARVGEHGRGFLVVATEMRRLSDHSRQAAEEVSGILQKTVKDITQASELMHRTTEELKTGNAGAGEVHTVFQEIILSIGSITSQLHEASAVTEQLSASSEEVAATMGELTGAAESVSHRVGSVNDEAAGQKKILSGVVQSSDNLEQVVTELRKSVDSFRL, encoded by the coding sequence ATGAGTAACGTAGAGAACGCGGCGGGTGGAGAGACTGCTTTTCCCGAAAGGGGACAAGAGGAGGCTTTGATAAAAAAGTGGGTGTTAACCGGATTTAATCTGTGGCGGGATCTGTCGGTCAGGCTCAAGCTGTATCTTATGATTTCCATCAGCCTGATCTCCTTTGCCGTAGCGATGATTTACATGGTTGAGACCGGAAAACGCGATATAAACAATATAACTACTGTTCTGTACAGTGTAACCATACGTTCAGCTGCCGAACTGTTTGGTGCGGACAAAAATCTGCAGCATATCGTGCTCGAGCACAAAAAATTCAGTTTTACCGGAGGCGCCTCAGGAACAGAAGTAACGGCTGCGGCAACAGGGGCAATTATTAATAAAATTGATATTGCCAAATCTGAGCTGAAGCAGCTTGGTGTGCTGGACAGCATCCTGTACAGGGATACTGATACAACACTGAATATGCTGTTCGCCGATCTGTCCGCCCGTCTGCAAAGCTGGTCTGCCGATATCACACAGCCTGCTGCAGCTGCCCCGGCAGAAGAAGTCCTTGATGCCCAGTTGTCCGAAATAGGCGCTGCGATTGCCAGGATAACCTCCTCGTTAGAAAACTACTCTAAGGTAAGCATTACTGCAGCCAAAAACGAGGCACTGCGTAAAGAACGCTTCGGCTTCGTGATGCTGCTCCTGGTTGAGGCTGCCACATTAATTCTCGCAGGGCTGACGATCCGGCATATTGTCACCACACTGCGAAGCGTTAATATCAAGCTTTCGAACGTGACCCAGGGAGATCTGACCGCAGTGCCTTCTGCCAGCTATCCAAAGGACGATCTCGGCCGGCTGTCCCGTTCGGTTGATACAACCATCAGTGATCTAAGACAGCTGATCTCCAACATTGCAGCGAGTGCATCCGTCACAGAGCAGGCTATGCAGGCGGTGCTGCTTGGATCACAGACTGCATCTGCACAAACGGATAATGTGGTTGGGAATATGGAGGGGATGTCCTTTCATGTGAAAAGCCAGTTAACAGGCATTATTGAGACGAGCCGCGCAGTGGAAGAAATGGCGCTGGGGGTCAACCGGATTGCCGCTACCGCAACTCATATTGCTGATAATTCCTCTGTCATGCAGTCTTCCGCCGCACATGGCCTGGAGTCGATCACTTCTTTGACGGATCAGATGTCTGATCTCGCAAAGGTAATTTCAACATTAGAAGCGGTTATCTCCTCACTAAACAGCAAGACCATACATATGAATCAAATTGTGACAAGCATAACGGGGTTCGCACGGGACGCCAACCTGCTGTCGCTTAATGCCTCTATTGAAGCCGCAAGGGTAGGAGAGCATGGACGCGGATTTCTGGTGGTTGCCACGGAAATGAGACGCTTATCCGATCATTCCAGACAGGCTGCTGAGGAGGTAAGCGGGATCTTGCAGAAGACAGTCAAAGATATTACACAAGCATCGGAACTGATGCACCGGACCACTGAAGAGCTTAAAACAGGAAACGCCGGGGCAGGAGAGGTACACACGGTATTTCAGGAGATAATCTTATCGATTGGCTCTATAACAAGCCAGCTGCATGAAGCTTCCGCTGTGACCGAGCAGCTGTCGGCTTCTTCTGAGGAGGTTGCGGCGACCATGGGCGAGCTGACAGGCGCAGCCGAATCGGTTTCACATAGGGTAGGCTCGGTTAATGACGAGGCTGCCGGGCAAAAGAAAATCCTGTCAGGCGTAGTCCAGTCCTCGGATAATCTGGAGCAGGTCGTCACGGAGCTCCGGAAATCGGTGGATTCCTTCAGATTATAG
- a CDS encoding lmo0937 family membrane protein: MLWGLIALVVIAWLFGFIFDVVGNLIHLLLFVAVILFLVNLFRGRSRG, from the coding sequence ATGCTATGGGGCTTAATCGCACTAGTAGTTATTGCATGGCTGTTCGGCTTTATCTTTGATGTTGTCGGTAATCTTATTCACCTGTTGCTCTTTGTTGCCGTGATCCTTTTCCTCGTCAACCTGTTCCGCGGACGGTCACGGGGTTAG
- a CDS encoding GNAT family N-acetyltransferase, whose amino-acid sequence MKIREASINDAEEIAAVHVESWKTTYTGIIPESYLAALSVQSRAKNWVQVFENQRADEIVYIAEDLKGKMVGFAHGGHNRNEEYQYGGELYALYVLQEHQQLGIGKLLFNSMTRHLESNGCSSMMLWVLRDNPALAFYTRQGGRQIGQKNIVIGTNDLIEFAMGWNFAADTI is encoded by the coding sequence ATGAAAATACGGGAAGCGTCTATTAACGATGCCGAAGAAATAGCTGCTGTGCATGTTGAAAGCTGGAAAACAACGTATACAGGCATTATACCGGAATCATACCTGGCTGCTCTCTCCGTCCAAAGCCGTGCTAAGAACTGGGTACAGGTATTTGAAAATCAGCGTGCAGATGAAATTGTATATATCGCGGAGGACTTAAAAGGGAAAATGGTTGGATTTGCCCATGGCGGCCATAATCGTAATGAGGAATATCAGTACGGGGGAGAACTGTATGCATTGTATGTGTTACAGGAACATCAGCAACTGGGTATTGGCAAGCTGCTCTTTAACTCGATGACCAGGCATTTGGAAAGCAACGGCTGCTCATCGATGATGCTTTGGGTGCTAAGGGATAACCCGGCTCTTGCCTTTTACACCCGGCAGGGCGGCCGGCAAATCGGCCAAAAGAATATCGTCATAGGAACAAATGATTTAATTGAATTTGCTATGGGGTGGAATTTTGCAGCAGACACTATCTAG
- a CDS encoding MerR family DNA-binding transcriptional regulator, translating to MEGKNLLTTMNSMFLIGEMAKLFQIDIRTLRYYDEIGLFTPASVDVHTGYRYYSIEQFESLNTILYLKKLRILHPR from the coding sequence ATGGAAGGAAAGAACCTGCTTACAACCATGAACAGCATGTTTTTAATCGGGGAAATGGCTAAGCTCTTTCAAATCGATATCCGGACGCTGCGCTATTATGATGAAATTGGCCTGTTCACACCGGCATCTGTGGATGTGCACACAGGATACCGTTACTACTCTATAGAGCAGTTTGAGAGCCTGAATACGATTCTTTATCTAAAAAAGCTGAGAATACTCCACCCTCGATAG
- the tnpB gene encoding IS200/IS605 family element RNA-guided endonuclease TnpB, whose product MLIHQAYKYRIYPTPEQQQLIRRMFGCCRFVFNTFLDTWNQSYAETGKGLSYHACATKLPVLKAQYDWLKEVDSIALQSAARHVADSFDRFFKKQNQAPRFKSRKHPVQSYTTKFTNGNIAIEGSRLKLPKLGWMRFANSRKLEGRILSATVRQNASGKFFVSLGCEVEKNPLPQVDAHIGIDLGLKEYAVSSNGERYANPRFYRQYEKKLALWQRRMARRTPGGSNWKKAKQHVARIHERIANKRNDFLHQLTTKLIRENQTISIEHLRVANMIQNPKLSKSIADASWGEWVRQLTYKALWYGRTLRIADTFEPTSQRCHVCGTIHPEVKNLAVREWTCTVCGTLHDRDENAAHNIAQVAV is encoded by the coding sequence ATGCTGATACATCAAGCCTATAAATACCGGATCTACCCCACACCGGAACAACAGCAACTCATAAGGCGTATGTTTGGCTGCTGCCGCTTTGTGTTCAATACCTTTTTGGACACTTGGAATCAAAGCTATGCGGAAACGGGAAAAGGCTTGTCCTATCACGCTTGTGCGACAAAACTCCCTGTACTAAAAGCGCAATACGACTGGCTGAAAGAAGTCGATAGCATCGCTTTGCAGTCGGCTGCCCGTCATGTGGCGGATAGCTTTGATCGCTTTTTCAAAAAGCAAAATCAAGCGCCACGCTTTAAGAGCCGGAAGCATCCGGTTCAAAGTTACACGACCAAATTCACGAACGGGAATATCGCCATTGAGGGGAGTCGCTTGAAGCTCCCAAAACTCGGCTGGATGCGTTTTGCAAACTCCCGGAAGCTGGAAGGCCGGATATTGTCCGCTACCGTGCGTCAAAACGCCAGTGGGAAATTTTTCGTTTCGCTTGGCTGCGAAGTTGAAAAGAACCCACTGCCGCAAGTGGACGCACATATCGGAATCGATCTGGGTTTGAAAGAGTATGCTGTAAGCTCAAATGGTGAACGGTATGCCAACCCCCGCTTTTACCGCCAATATGAGAAAAAGCTGGCGCTTTGGCAGCGGCGGATGGCTCGGCGTACTCCGGGCGGCTCCAACTGGAAGAAAGCGAAGCAGCATGTCGCTCGCATTCACGAACGTATTGCGAATAAACGAAATGATTTTCTCCACCAACTGACAACGAAACTGATCCGTGAAAACCAAACGATTAGTATCGAACATCTGCGTGTCGCGAATATGATTCAGAATCCCAAGCTTTCAAAATCCATCGCGGATGCGTCTTGGGGGGAGTGGGTACGGCAACTGACGTACAAAGCCCTTTGGTATGGACGAACCCTTCGGATCGCTGATACGTTCGAACCGACCAGTCAGCGGTGTCACGTGTGTGGCACGATTCACCCGGAAGTAAAGAATCTTGCGGTTCGGGAATGGACGTGTACCGTTTGCGGTACGCTTCATGACCGTGATGAAAACGCCGCTCATAATATTGCACAAGTAGCGGTTTAA
- a CDS encoding GyrI-like domain-containing protein, giving the protein MLKEQRTRTEEKIREFEQIHRKLEQRIHQIEDAAKKEDIFKIRPVEFPERTIIMLKQRIHNSDNLEMLIRQLENSSALKSSVFLGQVGLMLSLTGLAEHRFDQYDAIFLFIDADKPSLPDQIVKTIPRQTCLTIWFVGTHADAAVHYTNLLSYAREEGYTLADDALEITYIDYGLTQDTSKFITEIQLPVTKH; this is encoded by the coding sequence ATGTTAAAGGAACAGAGGACCCGAACCGAAGAAAAAATCAGAGAATTTGAGCAGATTCACCGGAAATTAGAGCAGCGGATTCACCAGATTGAAGATGCTGCGAAGAAAGAGGATATTTTCAAAATACGGCCGGTTGAGTTCCCTGAGCGGACAATTATCATGCTCAAGCAGCGAATCCATAATAGTGATAATCTGGAGATGTTGATCAGGCAGCTAGAGAACAGCAGCGCGCTCAAATCCAGCGTTTTCCTGGGACAAGTCGGGTTAATGCTATCGCTCACGGGTCTCGCCGAACACCGCTTCGATCAGTATGATGCCATATTCCTGTTCATCGATGCGGATAAGCCATCCCTGCCAGATCAGATTGTAAAAACAATTCCCCGGCAGACCTGTCTGACGATCTGGTTTGTCGGTACCCATGCAGATGCGGCAGTACATTATACAAATTTGCTGAGCTACGCCCGGGAAGAGGGCTATACCCTAGCTGATGATGCGCTCGAAATTACGTATATTGATTATGGGCTTACACAGGATACCTCCAAATTTATAACCGAAATTCAATTGCCGGTAACGAAACATTGA
- a CDS encoding rhamnogalacturonan lyase family protein: MIILLVIPPAPAHAETSGSPPARQAEYLDRGLVAVLTSGGVYLSWRYLNTDSDEIAFNIYKNGYKVNSTPVSGSTNYVDTTGADSSQYQISTIIAGKEQIQPETVSVWHNNYLPIPLDKPADGRTKDGGTYSYYAGDASVGDLDGDGEYEIVFLWSPSNSKDNSHAGYTGNVYIDAVKLDGTKLWRIDLGVNIRAGAHYTQLMVYDLDGNGKAEVVVKTADGTKDGQGTIIGDGSKDYRNDGGYILTGPEYLTLFDGETGAAVSTVDYIPPRGDVAAWGDGYGNRVDRFLGGIAYLDGVKPSVVMARGYYTRTVLTAYDFVGGQLVQRWTFDTNQVGKQYEGQGNHNLSVLDADGDGKDEIMYGALAIDDDGTLLYSTGLGHGDAIHAGKLDPNRDGYQVFSVHEHTNAEYGLEMRDAATGEIIWGQYTGKDTGRGMSADIDPNYPGYESWASTIVDGQMDPLSKGYAANGDVIYEQNEVPKSANFAIWWDGDLQRELFDHDWNNTTAQGIPLIYKWDYENKQLKEIFRAAGTLTNNHTKGTPALQADILGDWREELLLRSEDSSEYRLYTTTIPTSYKIPALMQDPVYRLGIAWQNVSYNQPPHTGFYLGTEATEFPKANLALTGSQQLPEQVYRFDFGTDAAAGTTAVQDMLYSQESGYGFESINGITVGTGHVALPENAKFAVDLPDANYQVTLKLGDTGRSSNVGVKSEFVQKLAVTSLNAGETREFSYDVALVDGQLEFIFTGTAIDVQEIIISQYPDKTAGDAVTLYMAGDSTMQSYSSIQAPQEGWGQQFGRYFANGVVVQNDAIGGRSSKSFMVDGRLDSILQRIKPGDYFFISFGHNDASAGIPERYASPEDYKTYLARYVNGARQRGAEPVLLTPVGRRDFNTVTQEFNVSFPEYVKAAKEVAEELNVKLIDLSQLSIAFYDKIGLSASEKVFLYANPGEFPKYPNGVGDNTHFSSYGAQVIAALVAGAVKEMELGISPYVIDPDITEPEPEPEIQVYEEDFEGDPAAVQYALVNATGIAGTMSGTVADQNGNKVLAVTGSGSGNRAKTFRLFDAVNGDIVKVNFDWNSGNVSATPSEGHLSLLDANENIILTLLTKTGTASPGTKIHYFVGPYTPDYGTGTTAVPDGGIATNLLKNQWVNVDLTINFAGKTMDLTLTSLADPSVTQTIEDIPMNQGVYADNVRALRFLGTRKGGGGTLNWTTQIDNVHIEGKELPPVAGDQKALVALHTEVKGLDLAAYTEASKAVLNKALAAAEAIIGTEATQAQVDHVFNMLTVAKASLSTEATGEISSYKFDFGSGNAAEGYTKVDSKRAYVEGNGYGFTDTALVQDANRETGNDLTGDFTNVNGSSFLVEMEPANYRVTLTIGDAQETTNAGVTVEQMPKLPAAAIAKGEFKEVSYDIALIDGIFTFEFTGATPKINAMTLERLPDNGAGTQPVIYLASDSTVANYLESYRPQAGWGEKLGGYFHLEQISVDNRAVSGLSSKTFLVGGYLNNILLNIHEGDYLFMQWSHNDSTPSRPERYLTPEQFKVYLKDYINGTLQRGATPVLVTPVNRRDFTGEVLNKSFPEYVKAMKETAQETGTLLIDLNQVSWEYFQELGTEGTKDIFMWVGATEDNTHLQLNGAAKVAEMVARLVQELNIPLSALVNLDAPSDNEAPRTTAAVEGQLNNGWYTSPVKVTFTATDEAPGVEATYYQVNGGEAVTGSELSLGEEGTHLITYWSVDLEGNKENAQTLEVRIDLAPPVVEIQGQSEYTIDQQVVIGYSTADTVSGVEQPNGEVLNTPAYTLEPGLNTVTALVYDRAGQETVVDFSFGVTATFPSLTELTRTFAAGSEDPGAAALAGRLAAKLQEAEQAAIARNGAKARQLLTAYISDVDAAASSAFTAEQAAVLHKWAAWLSEATPLANSAPGTPVLSDNNGHDTGLRDGDFTITMNLWWGNNGTKFKLYEDGKLVKEVSLSDQSPAAQSVQIDITGKKNGTYVYTGELINALGITKSAPLTVNVTDASPGQAVLSNDNWDGDGSFNVTMNLWWGTNATEYKLYENGRLVDTQALQSRTPGAQSAVTAISGKAAGTYEYEAVLSNAGGETRTVKMLVTVKK, translated from the coding sequence ATGATTATTTTGTTAGTGATTCCCCCGGCTCCGGCACATGCCGAGACATCGGGCAGCCCGCCTGCTCGTCAGGCTGAATATCTTGACCGCGGGCTGGTGGCCGTACTGACCAGCGGTGGTGTGTATTTGAGCTGGAGATACTTAAATACGGATTCGGATGAAATCGCTTTCAACATTTATAAGAACGGCTACAAAGTAAACAGCACCCCTGTTAGCGGTTCTACAAACTATGTAGATACTACAGGAGCTGACAGCTCACAATATCAGATTTCTACTATTATTGCGGGAAAAGAACAAATCCAGCCTGAGACCGTTTCGGTCTGGCATAACAACTATCTGCCGATTCCGCTGGATAAACCTGCGGATGGACGCACCAAAGACGGCGGGACCTATTCCTATTATGCCGGGGATGCATCTGTAGGGGATCTTGACGGCGACGGAGAATATGAAATCGTTTTCTTATGGAGCCCGAGCAACTCCAAGGATAATTCCCATGCCGGATACACCGGCAATGTCTATATTGATGCGGTTAAGCTGGACGGCACCAAGCTGTGGCGGATTGACCTGGGTGTCAACATCCGTGCCGGGGCGCATTATACCCAGCTGATGGTGTATGACCTGGACGGCAACGGCAAGGCTGAAGTCGTGGTCAAAACAGCGGACGGCACAAAAGACGGCCAAGGCACTATCATAGGCGACGGAAGCAAGGATTACCGTAATGACGGCGGATATATCCTGACTGGTCCGGAATACCTCACCTTGTTCGACGGTGAAACCGGAGCTGCCGTATCCACCGTGGATTACATTCCGCCAAGAGGCGATGTAGCCGCATGGGGCGACGGTTACGGCAACCGTGTGGACCGGTTCCTGGGCGGTATCGCTTATCTGGACGGCGTGAAGCCAAGTGTAGTGATGGCCCGCGGTTATTATACACGTACTGTGCTGACAGCCTATGATTTTGTTGGCGGACAGCTGGTCCAGCGCTGGACCTTTGATACCAATCAAGTCGGGAAACAGTACGAGGGACAGGGTAATCACAATCTGAGCGTGCTGGATGCCGATGGCGACGGCAAGGATGAAATTATGTACGGCGCACTCGCCATTGACGACGATGGGACTCTGCTGTACAGCACGGGGCTGGGCCACGGCGATGCCATTCATGCCGGCAAGCTTGATCCGAACCGTGACGGCTACCAGGTGTTCAGCGTACATGAGCATACCAACGCCGAATACGGACTGGAGATGCGTGATGCTGCAACAGGAGAAATTATCTGGGGCCAGTATACTGGCAAGGATACCGGACGCGGCATGTCGGCGGATATCGATCCCAACTATCCAGGGTACGAATCTTGGGCCTCCACGATTGTAGATGGACAGATGGACCCTTTATCTAAGGGATATGCTGCAAACGGTGACGTTATCTATGAGCAGAATGAGGTGCCAAAGAGCGCCAACTTTGCAATCTGGTGGGACGGGGATCTGCAGCGCGAGCTGTTTGACCATGACTGGAATAACACTACCGCACAAGGGATTCCGCTTATATATAAGTGGGATTATGAGAACAAGCAGCTGAAGGAAATCTTCCGGGCGGCAGGCACTCTGACAAATAACCACACCAAAGGAACACCGGCCCTTCAGGCGGATATCCTCGGGGACTGGCGCGAGGAGCTGCTGCTGCGCAGTGAAGACAGCTCAGAGTACAGACTCTACACTACAACGATTCCAACGTCCTATAAAATTCCGGCACTGATGCAGGACCCGGTATACCGGCTCGGCATTGCCTGGCAGAATGTCAGCTACAATCAGCCGCCTCATACCGGATTCTACCTGGGAACTGAAGCCACTGAATTCCCGAAAGCGAATCTTGCACTGACCGGATCACAGCAGCTGCCTGAGCAGGTCTATCGCTTTGACTTTGGCACAGATGCAGCAGCCGGAACTACAGCCGTACAGGATATGCTGTATTCACAGGAGTCAGGCTATGGCTTTGAGAGCATCAACGGCATTACGGTGGGTACAGGGCATGTGGCCCTGCCTGAAAACGCCAAGTTCGCAGTTGACCTGCCTGATGCCAATTATCAGGTGACGCTCAAGCTGGGCGACACTGGCCGCAGCTCCAATGTGGGCGTGAAATCTGAATTCGTGCAAAAGCTGGCCGTGACCAGCCTTAATGCCGGGGAAACCCGCGAATTCTCTTATGATGTTGCACTGGTGGATGGCCAGCTGGAGTTTATTTTCACCGGAACGGCTATTGATGTGCAGGAAATTATCATCTCACAATACCCTGACAAAACAGCCGGAGATGCAGTGACCCTCTATATGGCCGGCGATTCAACCATGCAGTCCTACAGCAGCATTCAGGCTCCGCAGGAGGGCTGGGGCCAGCAGTTTGGCCGCTATTTTGCCAATGGCGTGGTAGTCCAGAATGATGCGATCGGCGGCAGAAGCAGCAAATCCTTCATGGTCGACGGCCGTCTGGATTCCATTCTGCAGCGGATTAAACCAGGCGACTATTTCTTCATTTCCTTCGGCCATAACGACGCCAGCGCAGGCATTCCTGAGCGTTACGCTTCGCCGGAGGATTATAAAACCTATTTAGCCCGTTATGTAAACGGTGCCAGACAGCGCGGTGCCGAGCCGGTGCTTCTTACCCCGGTAGGTCGCAGAGATTTTAATACCGTAACCCAGGAATTCAACGTCAGCTTCCCTGAATATGTGAAGGCTGCCAAGGAAGTAGCCGAAGAGCTTAATGTGAAGCTGATTGATCTGAGCCAGTTGAGCATTGCTTTTTATGACAAAATTGGATTAAGCGCTTCTGAGAAAGTGTTCCTCTATGCGAATCCGGGGGAATTTCCAAAGTACCCGAACGGCGTAGGCGATAACACTCACTTCAGCAGCTACGGTGCACAGGTAATCGCTGCACTAGTTGCAGGAGCGGTTAAAGAAATGGAATTAGGCATATCCCCATATGTGATTGATCCGGATATCACTGAGCCTGAACCGGAACCGGAAATTCAGGTGTATGAGGAGGATTTTGAAGGCGATCCGGCAGCAGTCCAGTATGCGCTGGTAAATGCGACAGGTATCGCCGGTACGATGTCGGGAACCGTTGCTGACCAGAATGGTAACAAGGTGCTGGCCGTTACAGGATCGGGCTCCGGTAACCGGGCAAAGACGTTCCGGCTGTTCGATGCCGTTAACGGTGACATCGTCAAGGTGAACTTTGACTGGAATTCCGGCAATGTCAGCGCGACTCCGTCGGAGGGCCATCTGTCGCTGCTGGACGCAAATGAGAATATCATTTTAACGCTGCTGACCAAGACAGGAACGGCAAGTCCGGGTACCAAAATCCATTACTTTGTAGGCCCGTACACACCAGACTATGGAACCGGAACTACAGCTGTACCGGACGGCGGAATTGCCACTAATCTGCTGAAGAACCAGTGGGTTAACGTGGATCTCACCATTAATTTTGCCGGAAAGACCATGGATTTGACTTTAACCAGCCTGGCAGATCCAAGCGTTACACAGACTATCGAGGATATTCCAATGAATCAGGGTGTTTATGCGGACAATGTAAGAGCACTCCGCTTCCTGGGAACAAGAAAAGGCGGGGGCGGTACACTGAACTGGACTACACAGATTGATAACGTGCATATCGAGGGCAAGGAGCTGCCGCCGGTCGCAGGTGACCAGAAGGCCTTGGTCGCACTGCATACTGAGGTAAAAGGATTGGATCTGGCAGCTTATACCGAAGCCTCCAAGGCTGTTCTGAATAAAGCGCTGGCGGCTGCCGAAGCCATTATCGGCACTGAAGCGACGCAGGCGCAGGTCGATCATGTCTTTAACATGCTGACCGTTGCGAAGGCTTCACTGTCAACTGAAGCCACAGGTGAGATCAGCAGCTATAAGTTTGACTTTGGCTCCGGCAACGCGGCTGAAGGCTACACGAAGGTAGACAGTAAGAGAGCTTATGTGGAAGGCAACGGCTACGGCTTTACGGACACCGCTCTGGTGCAGGATGCAAACCGTGAGACAGGAAATGATCTAACCGGAGATTTCACTAACGTGAACGGCAGCTCCTTCCTGGTGGAAATGGAGCCGGCCAACTACCGGGTTACGCTTACCATCGGTGATGCACAGGAAACGACAAATGCCGGAGTAACCGTCGAACAAATGCCGAAGCTGCCAGCTGCGGCCATCGCAAAGGGTGAATTCAAAGAGGTTAGCTACGATATTGCGCTGATTGACGGCATCTTTACCTTTGAATTCACCGGTGCCACTCCAAAGATCAACGCGATGACGCTTGAACGCCTGCCTGATAACGGAGCGGGTACTCAGCCGGTTATTTACCTCGCAAGTGATTCAACAGTGGCGAATTATTTGGAAAGCTATCGTCCGCAGGCAGGCTGGGGTGAAAAGCTGGGCGGCTACTTCCACCTGGAGCAGATCAGTGTCGATAACCGTGCAGTCAGCGGGCTCAGCAGCAAAACCTTCCTGGTTGGCGGTTATCTGAACAATATCCTGCTGAATATTCACGAAGGCGACTATCTGTTCATGCAATGGTCGCACAATGACTCCACACCTTCCCGTCCGGAGCGTTATCTGACGCCGGAGCAATTCAAGGTGTACCTGAAGGATTACATTAATGGTACATTGCAAAGAGGAGCAACCCCGGTTCTGGTGACTCCGGTTAACCGGCGTGATTTTACGGGCGAAGTGCTTAACAAGAGCTTCCCTGAATATGTGAAGGCGATGAAGGAGACTGCACAGGAGACCGGAACCCTGCTGATCGATCTGAATCAGGTGAGCTGGGAGTACTTCCAGGAGCTTGGTACTGAAGGGACTAAAGACATCTTTATGTGGGTAGGAGCTACCGAAGACAACACGCATCTTCAGTTGAATGGTGCAGCTAAGGTTGCGGAGATGGTGGCAAGGCTTGTACAGGAGCTGAACATTCCGCTCTCAGCACTCGTTAATCTGGATGCTCCTTCGGATAATGAAGCACCGCGTACAACCGCGGCAGTGGAAGGACAGCTTAATAACGGCTGGTATACCTCGCCGGTTAAAGTAACCTTCACCGCGACAGATGAGGCTCCAGGTGTAGAGGCTACCTATTATCAGGTAAACGGCGGTGAAGCCGTGACCGGATCAGAGCTGAGCCTGGGTGAAGAAGGCACACATCTCATCACTTACTGGAGCGTGGATCTGGAAGGCAATAAAGAGAATGCCCAGACGCTGGAGGTGCGGATCGACCTTGCACCGCCGGTTGTTGAAATCCAGGGCCAGAGTGAGTATACGATTGACCAGCAGGTTGTAATTGGCTATTCCACTGCCGATACCGTCTCTGGAGTAGAGCAGCCTAATGGTGAGGTATTGAATACCCCGGCTTATACACTGGAGCCAGGCTTGAATACAGTAACTGCCCTGGTCTATGACCGTGCAGGCCAGGAGACCGTTGTAGACTTCAGCTTTGGTGTTACCGCTACCTTCCCAAGTCTGACGGAGCTGACACGCACATTTGCTGCAGGTTCGGAAGACCCGGGTGCAGCAGCACTTGCCGGCCGGCTCGCTGCGAAGCTGCAGGAAGCGGAGCAGGCGGCAATTGCCCGTAACGGCGCCAAAGCCCGCCAGCTGCTCACTGCTTACATCAGCGATGTAGACGCGGCTGCCAGTTCGGCATTTACCGCTGAGCAGGCAGCTGTACTGCACAAATGGGCTGCATGGCTCAGCGAAGCAACTCCGCTGGCGAACAGCGCTCCCGGAACCCCTGTCCTGTCCGATAATAACGGTCATGATACTGGACTCAGAGACGGGGATTTCACCATCACGATGAATCTCTGGTGGGGAAATAACGGTACCAAGTTCAAGCTGTACGAAGACGGCAAGCTGGTCAAGGAAGTTTCACTGTCTGACCAGTCCCCGGCTGCCCAGTCCGTGCAAATCGACATTACCGGGAAGAAGAACGGAACGTACGTTTATACCGGCGAATTAATCAATGCACTGGGTATTACGAAGAGTGCACCACTGACAGTGAATGTTACGGATGCCTCGCCAGGGCAAGCTGTTTTGTCTAATGACAACTGGGATGGAGACGGCAGCTTTAACGTGACTATGAATTTGTGGTGGGGTACCAACGCTACTGAATACAAGCTATATGAAAACGGCAGGCTGGTGGACACTCAAGCCCTTCAGTCCCGTACGCCGGGTGCACAGTCAGCCGTAACGGCCATTTCAGGCAAAGCTGCCGGAACCTATGAGTATGAGGCCGTGCTAAGCAATGCAGGCGGGGAAACCCGGACTGTGAAGATGCTTGTGACGGTTAAGAAATAA